From one Candidatus Lernaella stagnicola genomic stretch:
- the rplU gene encoding 50S ribosomal protein L21, protein MYAIIETGGQQFRVQEGDLLKVEKLDGEVGHKVEIDKVLMIRSEDDIKVGAPYVDGAKVVGEIVEQDRAKKVTVFKFRRRLDSHVKRGHRQHYTALKISQIVG, encoded by the coding sequence ATGTATGCGATTATTGAAACCGGCGGTCAGCAATTTCGAGTCCAGGAAGGCGACCTTCTAAAGGTTGAGAAACTGGACGGCGAAGTCGGTCATAAAGTGGAAATCGACAAGGTGCTGATGATCCGCTCCGAAGACGATATTAAAGTTGGCGCCCCGTACGTGGACGGCGCAAAGGTTGTCGGCGAAATCGTCGAACAGGATCGTGCCAAGAAGGTCACGGTTTTCAAGTTTCGGCGTCGCCTGGACTCGCATGTGAAGCGGGGCCACCGGCAACACTACACGGCCCTGAAGATCTCGCAGATCGTCGGCTGA
- a CDS encoding RNA polymerase sigma factor — MGCVKNQQSREAFSVLMSRHKNHAYRLALQLTGDHDDAMDGAQEAFVKVFTKARLFDEGRRFWPWFATILRNTVRSMQRSRARRRRAGNEELAQHIADPTADTTVRARAAEAWGRVLALPPKLREVVVLRHLEGMSYEDIGAVLDISPNTVATRLHAARKKLAGDDEA, encoded by the coding sequence ATGGGCTGCGTAAAAAACCAACAGAGCCGGGAGGCTTTTTCCGTGCTGATGAGTCGTCACAAAAACCATGCCTATCGGCTCGCCCTGCAACTGACCGGCGACCACGACGACGCAATGGACGGCGCACAGGAAGCCTTCGTCAAAGTATTCACCAAGGCTCGATTGTTCGACGAAGGGCGGCGTTTCTGGCCGTGGTTCGCCACGATCCTGCGCAATACGGTGCGCAGCATGCAACGCAGCCGGGCGCGGCGGCGGCGGGCCGGCAACGAGGAACTTGCGCAGCACATCGCCGATCCAACCGCCGATACCACGGTCCGGGCGCGCGCGGCGGAGGCGTGGGGGCGGGTCTTGGCCCTGCCGCCCAAGTTGCGGGAAGTCGTCGTGCTGCGCCATCTGGAGGGGATGAGCTACGAGGACATCGGCGCGGTGCTCGACATTTCGCCCAACACGGTCGCCACGCGATTGCACGCGGCCCGAAAGAAACTGGCAGGCGACGATGAAGCGTGA
- a CDS encoding tetratricopeptide repeat protein, translated as MTEIAERTTLDQQLRDGSITSVQYREKLAAILPDPPPREGRPNFADVQDELTTGKLARGDFARVNWRKKDLSGARLAGVDFTKAKLGRCNLREADLAGALLSGTDLSGADLSGAVLLGADLSGANLKDADLTGAVLDRADAKNVGASGAKWIGVSAIGTDFTFADMPRAEVENADFREADFTDANFADAKLTGVNWNGATLTRTTLQNSQIERFSAVGASAERINLNLAAVTDADFTDAELVKGDISNAFLERVSFKNAKLTGAIFNVSEHREVTLEGADLTGASLKSMVGYSEEELAALAERGAKVDKFLLRRFLRLLWRSRAAQAVAALLLIAAGVGIHWYINNPVHWSYAKLERVAQERRGNADFAGAEELYRVMLSNFSEQASKVAAARNALARLLIETKRFEESENLFNSVIADFPDQTGAVLGAEIGIADILREQKQYEACEHRLLATTDKFAEHPQVIDAWDRLAQLAKLQGRPDRAREIYEQVIGQTALDENTIVRAQFELAQMLHDNKDYDGAITKYREIAQRFQDDRAGAAALSSIIQIEVERQELQAAALVLEELKRKYPEETDSVLDGEIFYGSAMLNDSNFEREGLRRLQKIFEQNPTTDKGYWSGKGIAEYYKRVEKYEQALQILAKLQENFSGNVRHRIEIIAAFAEIDLLRGQPEQALERLQAVTDLLAEPGQARIVLDLQARALAASGQVKRAQITFRRLAELFPEDVGTRFQALIGEARLLATAGETEQAVVLYRQAADLADQPLSEFDALQNIAALRREVGNWDAEERELRAMEKRFAETPIVTAQVMLLLAENQRRVGKADKALELLRRVAEMEVPNRPVEALQAMLQIYSRQGDADRVAEVGAEIQKRFPQDRRAGLTARIEAANLLVRQGKNDEAKREYEAIAAAGESNFRRQALLALLQLHVDRGETQDAERFYETIKQEFPAKLDDIANATLVYAQLLRKSGRGAEAEVLYDKLIAENAGQIHGLWALAGLAQFHLEQNRTTEAAAAYRRMLEDPAAKKHPEEAMRARQGLGMIAETARDHDGAVTEYRKALDLAESDDDKIGIEQAIVRALAEQGNVDEAEALITQMKQRDSQQVGMIEAAQMNILGALARDGRIEEALTGYERIAAETDDDNNKAAALNSIAQIQLSRGRLREAETAYGRLRREFADDPLQLRAADLGLAGLFRQRGDFKRALTAYRKVVDRYDDSATRRQGLAAIAGLYAEMGELDKARETYQALLDNAGESASAQATAMMGLADLQARGGEVDKAMEGYRQVLDLAVEDTLKIGAYHALAQLYMQQGLFTQAREIYEELGQRFPQNAEHLVAARFGEAETLRQNGQYEKAAAIYNELRDGSANPAVKTRARISIGRAYLDQQKFAEARQAFAEVVEDNLAPALQKLEARTALADLLRRAGEMDAAADAYEKIVAETSDENVKQGARQAIAGIRLEQNRLDEAEKIFRAMSKAPGGAARTAGGMMGLADVAMRRGEYEKARGFYRRVRQAAVDVQSDLNALTAIAQSYTAEKKFARAEAAYDEILEKHGSNAQAKIDAQLAKANLLRDRGDVEEALGAYREIADTYGNANQVYWALSGIAQIEGQRGSVDLAQQAYDEIARRFPENAAGLADAKLNQANMFKATGRRTEAEKEFREIIETYPGSRQTAAAVEGLAQIGIEYQDYDQALQNFQKLLEDFSSDPSVTTRARLGLANVARQQGETDKAVAEFEKVAGEAKRPDDQVQALVFLAQTLQETGRNQEAEAVFDRLMNQYSDRPWARSEANMGRGNLRMTQGRFQEAADLFKKVAEEFRRKPMAGGALQAWASAEIAAGNIEGVETIITRIENEHGDDPNAAINVHMNVANKLIAEKQFAAADQRLARVLERYKGLPQTAWVRHAQAQSALAQRRFGRATEIYREIKEEFSGNLVAVIDAELGEADLLHGQGETDRALEIYERVANRYRDYSQAVRGLQAMADIYGERGRTYEQEQAYQRIVNEHPGDRETLLNARLALGNLYRTRNLTTKALEQYKAIYENHPSADQAAWAKGAAARLYYQIGEEKVAVGLIEEVINGFPEDHEAVSGAKQFLEEIYKRN; from the coding sequence ATGACCGAAATCGCTGAGAGAACGACGCTCGACCAGCAGTTGCGAGACGGGTCGATCACCAGCGTGCAATATCGCGAGAAACTGGCGGCGATCCTGCCCGACCCGCCGCCCCGCGAAGGACGCCCAAACTTCGCCGACGTGCAGGACGAATTGACCACCGGCAAGCTGGCGCGTGGCGATTTCGCGCGCGTTAATTGGCGGAAAAAGGACCTGAGTGGTGCGAGACTGGCCGGCGTCGATTTCACGAAAGCCAAACTCGGCCGCTGCAATTTGCGTGAGGCAGACCTAGCCGGGGCGCTTCTCAGTGGAACCGATTTGTCGGGCGCGGATCTGTCTGGAGCCGTGCTGCTGGGTGCGGACCTTTCCGGCGCGAACTTGAAAGATGCCGACCTCACGGGCGCGGTGCTCGATCGTGCCGATGCGAAAAACGTTGGCGCTTCGGGTGCGAAGTGGATCGGTGTGAGCGCTATCGGTACGGATTTCACGTTCGCCGATATGCCGCGCGCCGAGGTAGAGAACGCCGATTTCCGCGAGGCGGATTTCACCGACGCCAATTTCGCCGACGCCAAACTGACCGGCGTCAATTGGAACGGCGCGACCCTCACTCGTACGACGCTGCAGAATTCGCAAATCGAACGGTTTTCGGCCGTTGGCGCAAGCGCCGAGCGGATCAACCTGAACCTCGCGGCGGTGACCGACGCCGATTTCACCGACGCCGAACTGGTCAAAGGTGATATCTCCAATGCCTTCCTGGAACGGGTGTCGTTCAAAAACGCCAAACTGACCGGCGCCATCTTCAACGTCAGCGAGCATCGCGAAGTGACTCTCGAGGGCGCCGATTTGACCGGGGCGTCGCTCAAATCCATGGTCGGCTATTCGGAAGAGGAGTTGGCGGCATTGGCCGAGCGCGGCGCGAAGGTGGACAAGTTTCTGCTGCGCCGATTTCTGCGTTTGTTGTGGCGCAGTCGCGCGGCGCAAGCCGTCGCGGCGTTGCTGCTGATTGCCGCGGGCGTCGGCATCCACTGGTACATCAACAATCCCGTGCATTGGAGCTACGCCAAGCTCGAGCGCGTCGCGCAGGAACGACGGGGCAACGCCGATTTCGCGGGCGCCGAGGAACTGTACCGTGTCATGCTGTCCAACTTCAGCGAGCAGGCTTCGAAGGTGGCGGCGGCCCGCAACGCGTTGGCCCGCTTGCTGATTGAAACCAAGCGCTTCGAGGAATCCGAAAACCTGTTCAACAGCGTGATTGCCGATTTTCCCGATCAGACGGGCGCGGTACTCGGCGCGGAAATCGGCATTGCCGACATTCTGCGCGAGCAGAAGCAATACGAAGCGTGCGAACATAGGCTTCTGGCCACCACCGACAAATTCGCCGAACACCCGCAGGTGATCGACGCCTGGGACCGCCTCGCGCAACTGGCCAAGCTGCAGGGACGACCGGATCGCGCGCGGGAGATTTACGAGCAGGTCATCGGGCAAACCGCCCTAGACGAAAATACGATCGTGCGCGCCCAATTCGAGCTCGCGCAAATGCTGCACGACAACAAGGATTACGACGGCGCGATTACCAAGTACCGCGAAATCGCGCAGCGCTTCCAGGACGACCGCGCCGGGGCCGCGGCGCTATCCTCCATTATCCAGATCGAGGTGGAACGGCAGGAACTCCAGGCCGCGGCCTTGGTGCTCGAGGAGTTAAAGCGCAAATATCCCGAGGAAACCGACAGCGTGCTGGACGGCGAAATCTTCTACGGCAGCGCCATGTTGAACGACAGCAATTTCGAGCGGGAAGGGCTGCGTCGCCTCCAGAAAATTTTTGAACAGAACCCGACAACAGACAAGGGATATTGGTCCGGCAAGGGAATCGCCGAATACTACAAGCGCGTCGAAAAGTACGAGCAGGCTCTGCAAATCCTTGCCAAGTTGCAGGAAAACTTCTCCGGCAACGTGCGTCATCGTATCGAAATTATCGCCGCCTTTGCCGAGATTGACCTGCTGCGAGGACAGCCGGAACAGGCGCTGGAACGATTGCAGGCCGTCACCGATTTGTTGGCGGAGCCGGGGCAGGCGCGTATCGTACTGGATTTGCAGGCGCGGGCCTTGGCCGCGTCCGGCCAGGTGAAACGAGCGCAGATCACCTTCCGTCGTCTCGCCGAATTGTTCCCCGAAGATGTCGGTACGCGCTTTCAGGCTTTGATCGGCGAGGCGAGGTTGCTCGCCACCGCGGGCGAAACCGAGCAGGCCGTCGTCCTCTATCGCCAAGCGGCCGATTTGGCCGATCAGCCGCTGTCGGAATTCGATGCGCTGCAAAACATCGCCGCATTGCGCCGCGAGGTTGGAAATTGGGATGCCGAAGAACGCGAACTGCGCGCCATGGAAAAGCGTTTCGCCGAGACGCCAATCGTCACGGCGCAGGTGATGCTTCTGTTGGCGGAAAATCAACGCCGCGTCGGGAAAGCCGACAAAGCCTTGGAACTGCTGCGTCGCGTGGCGGAAATGGAAGTGCCGAACCGGCCGGTCGAGGCGTTGCAGGCAATGCTGCAAATTTACTCGCGGCAGGGCGATGCGGACCGGGTGGCCGAGGTGGGAGCGGAAATCCAAAAGCGCTTTCCGCAAGATCGCCGCGCCGGGCTGACCGCTCGCATTGAAGCGGCAAACCTGCTGGTGCGGCAAGGGAAAAACGACGAAGCGAAGCGCGAATACGAAGCCATTGCCGCCGCCGGCGAGTCCAATTTTCGCCGTCAGGCTCTGCTCGCGTTGCTGCAATTGCATGTGGACCGTGGTGAGACGCAAGACGCCGAACGCTTCTACGAAACCATCAAACAGGAATTCCCCGCCAAGTTAGACGACATCGCCAACGCGACGCTTGTCTACGCGCAACTGTTGCGCAAGAGCGGGCGCGGTGCCGAGGCCGAGGTGCTTTACGACAAGTTGATTGCCGAGAATGCCGGCCAGATCCACGGCCTGTGGGCGTTGGCGGGGCTCGCGCAATTCCATCTCGAACAGAATCGCACGACTGAAGCCGCGGCCGCCTACCGGCGCATGCTGGAAGATCCGGCGGCGAAAAAGCACCCAGAGGAAGCCATGCGCGCCCGCCAGGGATTGGGGATGATTGCGGAAACGGCGCGCGATCATGACGGCGCCGTCACCGAATACCGCAAAGCGCTCGACCTCGCCGAATCCGACGACGACAAAATCGGCATCGAGCAAGCCATCGTGCGCGCCTTGGCCGAGCAGGGCAACGTGGACGAAGCCGAAGCCCTCATCACCCAAATGAAGCAGCGCGACTCCCAGCAAGTCGGGATGATCGAAGCTGCGCAAATGAACATTCTGGGCGCTCTGGCGCGGGATGGGCGTATTGAGGAAGCCCTCACCGGATACGAGCGCATTGCCGCAGAAACGGACGATGATAACAACAAGGCCGCCGCGCTCAATTCCATCGCGCAAATCCAACTGAGCCGGGGACGGCTGCGCGAGGCCGAAACCGCGTACGGTCGCTTACGGCGTGAGTTCGCCGACGACCCCCTGCAACTGCGCGCAGCGGACCTCGGTCTGGCCGGTCTTTTCCGGCAGCGCGGCGATTTCAAACGGGCGCTTACCGCTTACCGGAAAGTCGTTGATCGCTACGATGACTCGGCGACTCGGCGTCAGGGCTTGGCGGCCATCGCCGGTCTCTACGCCGAAATGGGCGAGTTGGACAAGGCTCGCGAAACCTATCAGGCGTTGTTGGACAATGCGGGCGAATCGGCCTCGGCCCAGGCTACGGCGATGATGGGCTTGGCGGACTTGCAGGCGCGGGGCGGCGAGGTCGACAAGGCCATGGAGGGCTACCGGCAGGTGCTGGATCTCGCGGTCGAAGATACGCTGAAAATCGGCGCGTATCATGCGCTGGCGCAGCTCTACATGCAGCAGGGGCTTTTCACCCAGGCGCGGGAGATCTACGAGGAACTGGGTCAACGATTCCCGCAAAACGCCGAGCATCTCGTCGCGGCGCGTTTCGGCGAGGCCGAGACTTTGCGTCAAAACGGCCAGTACGAAAAGGCGGCGGCGATCTACAACGAATTGCGCGACGGTTCGGCCAACCCGGCCGTTAAGACACGGGCTCGCATATCCATCGGCCGCGCTTATCTCGACCAACAGAAATTTGCCGAGGCCCGGCAGGCTTTCGCGGAAGTCGTCGAGGACAATCTCGCTCCGGCGCTGCAAAAACTCGAAGCCCGCACCGCCTTGGCGGACCTGTTGCGTCGAGCGGGCGAGATGGACGCAGCGGCCGACGCCTACGAAAAAATCGTCGCGGAAACCAGTGACGAAAACGTCAAGCAAGGTGCGAGGCAGGCCATCGCCGGCATTCGCCTGGAACAAAACCGTCTGGACGAGGCCGAGAAAATATTCCGCGCGATGTCCAAAGCGCCGGGCGGCGCGGCACGTACCGCCGGCGGAATGATGGGGCTGGCCGATGTCGCGATGCGACGGGGCGAATATGAAAAGGCGCGCGGTTTCTATCGGCGGGTTCGGCAGGCGGCGGTTGACGTCCAAAGCGATTTGAACGCGTTGACGGCCATCGCGCAGTCTTACACGGCCGAGAAGAAATTCGCGCGGGCCGAAGCCGCGTACGACGAGATTCTGGAAAAACACGGCAGCAACGCCCAGGCCAAGATCGACGCACAACTCGCCAAAGCGAACCTCTTGCGGGATCGCGGCGACGTCGAAGAAGCTCTCGGTGCGTACCGGGAAATCGCCGACACATACGGCAACGCCAACCAGGTTTATTGGGCATTGTCCGGCATCGCCCAAATCGAAGGACAACGCGGAAGCGTCGACTTGGCGCAACAAGCGTATGACGAAATCGCGCGCCGCTTTCCCGAAAATGCCGCAGGCCTAGCCGATGCAAAACTGAACCAAGCCAACATGTTCAAGGCCACCGGGCGACGAACCGAAGCCGAAAAAGAGTTCCGGGAAATCATCGAAACCTACCCGGGGTCGCGGCAGACCGCGGCGGCCGTCGAGGGCTTGGCGCAGATCGGCATCGAATACCAGGACTACGACCAGGCGCTTCAGAATTTCCAGAAGTTGTTGGAGGATTTCAGTTCCGATCCGTCGGTCACCACGCGCGCCCGTCTGGGGCTCGCCAATGTGGCGCGGCAGCAAGGTGAAACCGATAAAGCCGTCGCCGAGTTCGAAAAAGTCGCCGGCGAAGCCAAGCGGCCCGACGACCAAGTTCAAGCCCTCGTGTTTCTCGCGCAGACGCTCCAGGAGACCGGCCGCAATCAGGAAGCCGAGGCGGTGTTCGACCGTCTGATGAACCAGTATTCCGACCGCCCATGGGCGCGATCGGAAGCCAATATGGGTCGTGGCAACCTCCGAATGACGCAAGGTCGCTTCCAAGAAGCTGCCGATTTGTTCAAGAAAGTCGCCGAAGAGTTCCGCCGGAAGCCGATGGCGGGCGGGGCGTTGCAGGCGTGGGCGAGCGCCGAGATCGCCGCGGGCAACATCGAGGGCGTCGAAACCATCATCACGCGGATCGAAAACGAACACGGCGACGACCCCAACGCGGCCATCAACGTGCACATGAACGTGGCCAATAAGTTGATCGCCGAAAAGCAGTTCGCTGCCGCCGACCAACGTCTCGCGCGCGTGCTGGAACGATACAAGGGATTGCCGCAAACCGCGTGGGTCAGACACGCGCAGGCTCAAAGTGCGTTGGCGCAGCGACGTTTCGGCCGCGCCACTGAAATCTACCGCGAAATCAAAGAAGAGTTCAGCGGCAACCTCGTGGCAGTGATCGATGCCGAGCTCGGCGAAGCGGATTTGTTGCACGGCCAGGGGGAAACGGATCGGGCTCTCGAAATCTACGAGCGTGTCGCCAACCGCTATCGCGATTACAGCCAGGCGGTCCGCGGTCTGCAGGCCATGGCCGACATTTACGGGGAGCGCGGTCGCACCTACGAGCAGGAACAGGCGTACCAACGCATCGTTAACGAACACCCGGGCGATCGTGAGACCTTGCTCAACGCCCGCCTCGCGCTGGGGAACCTGTACCGCACGCGAAACCTGACGACCAAGGCCCTCGAGCAGTATAAGGCGATCTACGAAAACCACCCCTCGGCCGACCAAGCCGCATGGGCCAAAGGCGCGGCGGCTCGCTTGTACTACCAGATCGGCGAAGAAAAAGTGGCCGTTGGTTTGATCGAGGAAGTGATCAACGGATTCCCCGAGGATCACGAAGCGGTTTCGGGCGCCAAGCAATTTCTGGAAGAAATTTACAAACGGAATTAA
- the obgE gene encoding GTPase ObgE, whose protein sequence is MRYIDEVKIFVQSGDGGNGCVSFRREKFVPKGGPDGGDGGRGGSVIFVADSQKNTLIDLAYQQHHRAKRGTHGRGSNQHGKGADDLHIHVPPGTVVHDAETGDLLADLDSPAATWTAAEGGRGGRGNARFLTNANKAPTHWEEGQPGEQRWLKIELKSIADVGLVGFPSAGKSTLISAISAARPKIAAYPFTTLQPNLGTVEYDMNRRFVVADIPGIIEGAHQGIGLGLRFLRHIERTQLLVHVLDLDPLTGRDPLEDFDVLNEELTAYDEKLGQRPQIVAANKIDAEGAGENLAELQAALGKRDIVVFAISAKEGRGVAELLDEVEKRLREIGTEDSEEAP, encoded by the coding sequence ATGAGGTACATCGACGAAGTAAAGATCTTCGTCCAATCGGGGGACGGAGGAAACGGGTGCGTGTCGTTCCGGCGCGAAAAGTTCGTGCCGAAGGGCGGACCCGATGGTGGCGACGGCGGGCGCGGCGGCAGCGTCATCTTTGTTGCCGACAGCCAGAAAAACACGCTGATCGACTTGGCCTACCAACAGCACCACCGCGCCAAGCGAGGCACGCACGGACGCGGCAGCAATCAGCACGGCAAGGGCGCCGACGACCTTCACATTCACGTGCCTCCCGGCACGGTCGTGCATGACGCCGAAACCGGCGACCTACTGGCCGATCTGGATTCACCCGCCGCCACGTGGACCGCTGCCGAAGGCGGGCGCGGCGGGCGCGGCAACGCCCGCTTCCTGACCAACGCGAACAAGGCGCCGACGCATTGGGAGGAGGGGCAGCCGGGCGAGCAGCGCTGGCTGAAGATCGAACTCAAAAGCATCGCCGACGTCGGTTTGGTCGGGTTCCCCTCGGCGGGGAAATCGACGTTGATCAGCGCGATATCCGCCGCCCGACCCAAGATCGCCGCCTACCCATTCACGACCCTGCAACCCAATTTGGGCACCGTCGAATACGACATGAACCGCCGGTTCGTCGTCGCGGATATTCCCGGGATCATTGAAGGCGCCCACCAAGGAATCGGCCTGGGACTTCGTTTCCTGCGGCACATCGAACGCACGCAGCTACTCGTGCACGTGTTGGATCTCGATCCGCTTACCGGTCGCGATCCGCTGGAAGACTTCGATGTCTTGAATGAAGAACTGACGGCCTATGACGAAAAACTCGGGCAGCGCCCGCAAATCGTCGCCGCCAATAAAATCGACGCGGAGGGCGCCGGCGAGAATCTTGCTGAACTACAGGCGGCGCTTGGCAAGCGCGACATCGTCGTATTCGCCATCAGCGCCAAGGAAGGGCGGGGCGTCGCGGAGTTGCTCGACGAGGTGGAGAAGCGCTTGCGGGAAATCGGAACTGAAGATTCCGAGGAGGCACCATGA
- a CDS encoding SGNH/GDSL hydrolase family protein: MRKTDAMDIAAYAAGLVAALPVALVFDDLFGLRLIPDAGNAVLLNLLAVSLVLLTLRFEPRRLAKVFTANETKLRRRLVIELSPLLILFLFRGSWDIDSGALALVALLTVGLRAVSVWSLRGTEKMPSWYAGFLWLPTLALAGVYGGNLGGFWLAPALVMILIGGLFLRDFRRLAATEGIAALPGLLGLLAFAVTGNRWAGVAGVTAWGLGRLWAYSRWLRRRGYGLVMLAAALIAFWMIDGSLRRSPWADALTSRHLSADVQVHDALFWIHKDVFRGDIDFGVARVKIRGREVPKKKTADITRVICCGGSTTFGVKLPPEKVWVTLAEKRLHDSGRRIELLNAGEPGYTAFQIHLLLKHFLVPDYDPDGVILYIGYNDSQLTRGPYTERELYAMWQAYRVGRGTWRMRLGNFLQRSRLYNLYAHTLTGARRRWSPEKVPISTPPEFARTLDELLSYLEDAQIRVLVAAEAHQNDEVIYRRIMKRLARQHHAGFVDVYDLVRRRNAPGEIHTDVVHLTPRGNEIVADIIADAWQNMEIGP, translated from the coding sequence TTGCGTAAAACCGATGCTATGGACATTGCCGCGTATGCGGCCGGGTTGGTCGCCGCCCTGCCGGTGGCGCTGGTGTTCGACGACCTGTTCGGCCTGCGCCTGATTCCCGACGCCGGCAATGCGGTGCTCCTCAACCTTCTCGCCGTCTCTCTCGTTTTGCTCACCCTGCGATTCGAGCCGCGCCGACTGGCCAAGGTCTTCACCGCAAACGAAACGAAACTCAGGCGTCGTCTGGTCATCGAACTATCGCCGCTTCTCATCCTGTTTCTCTTCCGCGGCAGTTGGGACATCGACTCCGGCGCACTCGCGCTCGTTGCGTTGCTGACCGTCGGCCTGCGCGCCGTCTCCGTGTGGTCGCTGCGCGGGACGGAAAAGATGCCGTCTTGGTACGCCGGCTTCTTATGGCTGCCGACGCTGGCGCTGGCCGGCGTGTACGGCGGTAATCTCGGCGGCTTCTGGCTCGCGCCGGCGCTGGTGATGATCCTCATCGGTGGCCTGTTTCTGCGCGATTTCCGCCGATTGGCGGCAACCGAAGGCATTGCCGCGCTACCCGGCCTTCTCGGCTTGCTTGCCTTCGCGGTCACCGGCAACCGCTGGGCGGGCGTGGCGGGAGTGACGGCGTGGGGCCTGGGGCGTTTGTGGGCCTACTCCCGTTGGCTCCGTCGCCGCGGTTATGGGCTGGTGATGTTGGCCGCGGCATTGATCGCGTTTTGGATGATCGACGGATCGCTGCGCCGTTCGCCGTGGGCCGATGCGTTGACCTCGCGGCATCTATCGGCCGACGTGCAGGTGCACGACGCGCTGTTCTGGATTCACAAAGACGTGTTTCGCGGCGACATCGATTTCGGCGTGGCCCGCGTCAAGATCCGTGGCCGCGAAGTTCCGAAGAAAAAGACTGCGGACATCACGCGCGTGATTTGCTGCGGCGGCTCCACGACCTTCGGCGTCAAGTTGCCGCCGGAGAAGGTGTGGGTGACCCTGGCCGAAAAGCGCCTGCACGATAGCGGGCGGCGCATCGAACTGCTCAACGCCGGGGAACCGGGCTACACCGCGTTTCAGATTCACTTGCTGCTCAAGCATTTTCTCGTGCCTGACTACGATCCCGACGGCGTCATCCTGTACATTGGCTACAACGACAGCCAATTGACCCGCGGCCCTTACACCGAGCGAGAACTTTACGCCATGTGGCAGGCTTACCGCGTCGGGCGGGGGACGTGGCGGATGCGGCTAGGGAATTTCCTCCAGCGCTCGCGGCTGTACAACCTTTACGCCCATACGCTAACCGGCGCGCGCCGCCGTTGGAGCCCGGAGAAGGTGCCGATTTCCACGCCGCCGGAATTCGCCCGCACGCTCGACGAACTTTTATCCTACCTGGAAGACGCGCAGATTCGCGTTTTGGTCGCCGCCGAAGCGCATCAAAACGACGAAGTGATCTATCGCCGCATCATGAAACGCCTGGCGAGACAACATCACGCGGGCTTCGTGGACGTGTACGACCTCGTGCGACGGCGCAACGCGCCGGGTGAGATCCATACCGATGTCGTTCATCTCACACCGCGCGGCAACGAGATCGTGGCCGATATCATCGCCGATGCGTGGCAAAACATGGAGATTGGACCATGA
- a CDS encoding YbjQ family protein, which translates to MIVTNTEQIVGMRIKRVYGLAMGNTMRARHVGRDIMAVFRMLVGGEITEYTKMIAESREQSLDRMKQQTKEMGANAVVNVRFTTSAIAAGAAELLAYGTAVEIEPVE; encoded by the coding sequence ATGATCGTGACCAATACCGAGCAAATCGTCGGCATGCGTATCAAACGGGTTTACGGGCTTGCCATGGGCAACACGATGAGGGCGCGACACGTCGGGCGCGATATCATGGCCGTGTTTCGCATGCTGGTGGGCGGCGAGATCACCGAATACACCAAGATGATTGCGGAGTCGCGGGAGCAGTCGCTGGACCGCATGAAACAGCAGACAAAAGAGATGGGGGCGAACGCCGTGGTCAACGTCCGGTTTACGACCAGCGCCATTGCCGCCGGCGCCGCCGAATTGCTCGCCTACGGAACTGCGGTCGAGATCGAGCCGGTCGAATAA
- the rpmA gene encoding 50S ribosomal protein L27, whose amino-acid sequence MAHKKAGGSSRNGRDSQGRRFGMKAQDGQFVTGGTIIIRQLGTLIHPGENVGMGRDYTLYAKIPGTVKICRWGRDRKRANIIPAEQAQTDK is encoded by the coding sequence ATGGCTCACAAAAAAGCAGGCGGAAGCAGTCGGAACGGCCGCGACAGCCAAGGTCGCCGCTTTGGCATGAAGGCCCAGGACGGGCAGTTTGTGACCGGCGGAACGATCATCATTCGGCAACTGGGCACGCTGATTCACCCAGGTGAGAATGTCGGCATGGGGCGTGACTACACGCTGTACGCCAAGATCCCGGGCACCGTGAAAATTTGCCGTTGGGGTCGCGACCGGAAACGGGCGAACATCATCCCCGCCGAGCAGGCCCAGACCGACAAATAA